One region of Hoeflea sp. 108 genomic DNA includes:
- a CDS encoding ABC transporter substrate-binding protein, with amino-acid sequence MTDSNGFFDLSRKNISRRAALKGIAAGAGLMAAPGFVRYSQAQSSAPIKIGFQAHRTGIGAAYGRWYEKTTNAAVKLINDAGGINGRPVEIIVEDDGTDPKRGAEVVGKFASQHKTDVVYGTLFSHVVVGSAPTAGELKIPYYVVSEGYHVASGKMNRWVFQPGITDVRSQVTSVAPWVAANLGKKVTMIYPDYAFGYDHRDYFGPAIKAQGGDVIAQIPIPPTESSFTKYLPQIPAHTEVLYHVMVGPGVLTFVKELGEFYGSNKPQLFGFIDSLEAVDINSPGLEFLDGSHFWEGSPRYAQANDSEAQKAYRKAVGIDDNGASVSDPKDVSTAAHMFGCWETLYVIKKAMEDAGYKGPEDRAKLVEATEALTEFKEGPEHPQGDKIFNGKIHQVFGHQNISKVEGGKLNVVHRTSIEDGIYAPEADYTTQPL; translated from the coding sequence ATGACCGACAGCAACGGCTTCTTCGATCTCAGCAGGAAAAACATCTCGCGCCGCGCGGCGCTCAAAGGCATCGCCGCGGGCGCCGGCCTGATGGCAGCCCCGGGTTTCGTGCGCTACTCGCAGGCGCAGTCGTCGGCACCGATCAAGATCGGTTTCCAGGCGCATCGCACCGGCATCGGCGCTGCCTATGGCCGCTGGTACGAGAAGACGACCAATGCCGCGGTCAAGCTCATCAACGATGCCGGCGGCATCAATGGCCGCCCAGTCGAGATCATCGTCGAGGATGACGGCACCGACCCCAAGCGCGGCGCCGAGGTGGTCGGCAAGTTCGCCTCACAGCACAAGACGGACGTGGTCTATGGCACGCTGTTTTCCCATGTGGTCGTCGGCTCGGCGCCGACCGCCGGCGAGCTCAAGATTCCTTATTACGTGGTCAGCGAGGGCTATCACGTCGCTTCGGGCAAGATGAACCGCTGGGTGTTCCAGCCCGGGATCACCGACGTGCGCTCGCAGGTCACCTCGGTCGCGCCATGGGTCGCGGCCAACCTCGGCAAGAAGGTGACGATGATCTATCCCGATTATGCCTTCGGCTACGATCACCGCGACTATTTCGGCCCCGCCATCAAGGCGCAGGGCGGCGACGTGATCGCCCAGATCCCGATCCCGCCGACGGAAAGCTCGTTCACCAAATACCTGCCGCAGATCCCGGCGCATACCGAGGTGCTGTACCACGTCATGGTCGGCCCCGGCGTCTTGACCTTCGTCAAGGAACTGGGCGAGTTCTACGGCTCGAACAAGCCGCAGCTGTTCGGCTTCATCGACTCGCTCGAAGCGGTCGACATCAACAGCCCAGGGCTCGAATTCCTCGATGGCAGCCATTTCTGGGAAGGCTCGCCGCGCTATGCGCAGGCCAATGACAGCGAGGCGCAGAAAGCCTATCGCAAGGCAGTCGGCATCGACGACAATGGCGCCTCGGTGAGCGACCCGAAGGACGTGTCCACCGCCGCCCACATGTTCGGCTGCTGGGAGACGCTCTACGTCATCAAGAAGGCGATGGAAGACGCAGGCTACAAGGGCCCCGAGGACCGCGCCAAGCTGGTCGAGGCGACCGAGGCGCTGACCGAGTTCAAGGAAGGGCCGGAGCATCCGCAAGGCGACAAGATCTTCAACGGCAAGATCCATCAGGTCTTCGGCCACCAGAACATCTCCAAGGTCGAAGGCGGCAAGCTCAACGTCGTGCACCGGACATCGATCGAGGACGGCATCTACGCACCCGAGGCGGACTACACGACGCAGCCGCTGTGA
- a CDS encoding molybdopterin-dependent oxidoreductase — protein MKTDRAPISFAVNGTPVSVSVAPMRRLSSVLRDELGLTGTKVGCDAGDCGACTVLLGNQPVCACLMPAAAAEGASIRTVEGLGEQALSALQASFLAHGAAQCGICTPGMLMAATALLEHVAQPSEEQVRDALGGVLCRCTGYRKIIDAVVEAWRSVSPSRHCDLHLPAGHAVGASPVRLDGVPKVTGSEKFGGDSFPTDALAVLVVRSPYHRAAFRFSDLDAFKATPGIVAIFTAADIGGVNRFGVIPSFADQPALAETEVRFRGEAVALVACEPWAARDLDMATFPIEWRELSSTLEPAQAQTSDAALLHADRPGNVLVRGFVERGEPDAALAAATCTVTGQIETSYVEHAYIEPEAGYAFADDGMLTIVACTQAPHLDREETAGILGLSTDKVRIVPTATGGGFGSKIDVSLQPLIGLVALKTGRPAALAYTRSESMASTTKRHPATMTATIGADARGMVRGMVFDGEFNTGAYASFGPTVANRVPVHACGPYVTPNYRASARAIHTNGPISGAFRGFGVPQATIMQETLFDELADMLGIDRLQLRRNNALRNGCETVTGQRLEGGVGIGECLDKLEPHWRRALDEAEAFNAASESIKRGVGIASCWYGCGNTSLPNPSTIRLGIAAEGNVVLHQGAVDIGQGSNTVIAQIAADALGLPLSNFTLRGADTAITPDAGKTSASRQTYVSGRAAEKAARALRDKLLRHANASPAAHLYLENGMLTVWEGETRRHIDLSRLERDAGGLVFAAEESYDPPTLPLDAKGQGKPYAVYGYGAQIAELEIDLRLGTVSLRKFTAAHDVGKAINPLLAVGQIEGGIAQGIGMALMEEYIPGRTENLHDYLIPTIGDVPSIETILVEVPDPEGPFGAKGLGEHVLIPTAPAILNAIRHATGVSVRKVPATPTRIMEALRGVRSS, from the coding sequence ATGAAGACCGACCGCGCGCCCATCAGCTTCGCGGTCAACGGCACGCCCGTATCGGTGTCGGTTGCGCCGATGCGGCGGCTGTCCTCGGTGCTGCGCGACGAACTCGGGCTCACCGGCACCAAGGTGGGCTGCGATGCCGGCGACTGCGGCGCCTGCACGGTGCTGCTCGGCAACCAGCCGGTCTGTGCCTGCCTGATGCCGGCGGCGGCAGCGGAAGGCGCAAGCATCCGCACCGTCGAAGGCCTCGGCGAACAGGCTCTTTCCGCCCTGCAGGCGTCGTTCCTGGCGCATGGCGCCGCCCAATGCGGCATCTGCACGCCGGGCATGCTAATGGCCGCCACGGCCCTTTTGGAGCACGTCGCGCAGCCGAGCGAGGAGCAGGTCAGGGACGCCCTCGGCGGCGTGCTCTGCCGCTGCACCGGCTATCGCAAGATCATCGACGCGGTGGTGGAGGCGTGGCGCTCCGTATCGCCATCCAGGCACTGCGACTTGCACCTCCCCGCTGGCCACGCTGTGGGGGCATCGCCCGTCCGGCTCGACGGCGTGCCTAAGGTCACCGGCAGCGAAAAATTTGGCGGCGATTCCTTTCCTACCGACGCGCTGGCGGTGCTGGTCGTGCGCTCGCCCTATCACCGCGCCGCCTTCCGCTTCAGCGATCTCGACGCCTTCAAGGCCACACCCGGCATCGTTGCCATCTTTACCGCCGCCGACATTGGCGGCGTCAACCGCTTCGGCGTCATCCCTTCCTTCGCCGATCAACCGGCGCTGGCCGAGACGGAAGTGCGATTCCGCGGCGAGGCGGTGGCGCTGGTGGCCTGCGAGCCCTGGGCAGCACGCGACCTGGACATGGCGACCTTCCCGATCGAATGGCGGGAGCTCTCGTCGACGCTGGAGCCGGCACAGGCGCAAACCAGCGATGCAGCCCTGCTGCACGCCGACAGGCCAGGCAACGTCCTGGTGCGCGGTTTCGTTGAGCGCGGCGAGCCGGACGCGGCACTTGCCGCAGCAACCTGCACCGTGACAGGCCAGATCGAAACCTCCTATGTCGAGCACGCCTATATCGAGCCGGAAGCCGGCTATGCATTTGCCGATGACGGCATGCTCACCATCGTCGCCTGCACCCAGGCGCCACATCTCGATCGCGAAGAAACCGCAGGCATTTTAGGCCTTTCGACGGACAAGGTGCGCATCGTGCCGACGGCAACAGGCGGCGGCTTCGGTTCCAAGATCGATGTGTCGCTGCAGCCGCTGATCGGGCTGGTGGCGCTCAAGACCGGCAGGCCGGCAGCACTCGCCTACACCCGTTCCGAATCCATGGCTTCGACGACCAAGCGCCATCCGGCCACGATGACCGCCACAATCGGCGCGGATGCCCGCGGCATGGTGCGCGGCATGGTGTTCGATGGCGAGTTCAACACCGGCGCCTATGCCAGCTTCGGTCCCACCGTCGCCAACCGCGTGCCGGTCCACGCCTGCGGCCCCTATGTGACGCCGAATTACCGCGCCAGCGCCCGGGCCATCCACACCAACGGGCCCATTTCCGGTGCCTTTCGCGGTTTCGGCGTGCCGCAAGCGACGATCATGCAGGAAACGCTGTTCGACGAACTGGCGGACATGCTCGGCATCGATCGCCTGCAATTGCGCCGGAACAATGCACTTCGTAACGGATGCGAAACGGTGACAGGGCAGCGGCTCGAGGGCGGCGTCGGTATAGGCGAATGCCTGGACAAGCTTGAACCGCATTGGCGCCGCGCGCTTGATGAGGCTGAGGCATTCAATGCCGCGAGCGAGAGCATCAAGCGTGGCGTCGGTATCGCCTCCTGCTGGTATGGCTGCGGCAACACCTCGCTGCCAAATCCCTCGACCATCCGGCTCGGCATCGCTGCAGAGGGCAATGTGGTGCTGCATCAGGGCGCGGTCGACATCGGCCAGGGGTCGAACACGGTCATCGCCCAGATCGCCGCCGATGCACTTGGCCTGCCGCTTTCGAATTTCACGCTGCGCGGCGCCGATACGGCGATCACGCCCGACGCCGGCAAGACATCGGCGTCGCGCCAGACCTATGTTTCGGGCAGGGCTGCGGAAAAGGCGGCGCGGGCGCTGCGCGACAAGCTGCTGCGCCATGCCAATGCCTCACCTGCCGCCCATCTGTATCTCGAAAACGGCATGCTGACGGTCTGGGAAGGCGAGACACGCCGCCACATCGATCTCTCCAGGCTGGAGCGCGATGCGGGCGGACTGGTCTTCGCCGCCGAGGAAAGCTACGACCCGCCAACCCTGCCGCTCGATGCCAAGGGCCAGGGCAAGCCCTATGCCGTCTATGGTTACGGCGCGCAGATCGCCGAGCTTGAAATCGATCTCAGGCTGGGCACGGTCAGCCTCAGGAAATTCACGGCCGCCCATGATGTCGGCAAGGCGATCAATCCGCTTTTGGCCGTGGGACAAATCGAGGGCGGCATCGCCCAGGGCATCGGCATGGCGCTGATGGAGGAATACATCCCCGGCCGCACCGAGAACCTGCACGACTATCTGATCCCTACAATTGGCGACGTTCCATCAATCGAGACCATACTGGTGGAAGTTCCGGACCCAGAAGGACCCTTTGGTGCCAAGGGCCTGGGCGAACATGTGCTGATCCCGACGGCACCGGCAATCCTCAATGCCATACGCCACGCCACGGGCGTTTCGGTCCGCAAGGTTCCGGCAACGCCCACGCGTATCATGGAGGCATTGCGTGGGGTGCGGTCGTCATGA
- a CDS encoding branched-chain amino acid ABC transporter permease has product MPFLPHLLLATLEGLVTSAVLALTALGLSLVFGVMRIVNVAHGEFFMLGAVLAWAITSAVTGHPALGFAAALVLSPLIVGFVAWISERLVLSRIEYNPEATIVATIGLLYIIQQLALTFYGPEARPVTPPFNYRIQLPWFGYSGYKLSIIAASALLLIAAWFVLTRTRIGLVMRATQYDRETAQAFGIPVGRVYGAVFALGAMLAAIAAVLIVPISQAHYLMGLDPLLLSFIVVIVGGLGSLRGTVVAALLIGVSDGIISVFFSPTLAKIIATLLVALVLVFRPQGLFGAATK; this is encoded by the coding sequence ATGCCCTTCTTACCCCACCTCCTGTTGGCCACGCTCGAAGGCCTCGTCACCTCTGCGGTGCTTGCTTTGACGGCACTTGGCCTGTCGTTGGTCTTCGGCGTCATGCGCATCGTCAATGTCGCGCATGGCGAGTTCTTCATGCTGGGCGCAGTGCTCGCCTGGGCGATCACGTCAGCCGTCACCGGCCATCCGGCACTGGGTTTTGCTGCCGCTCTGGTGCTGTCGCCGCTGATCGTGGGCTTCGTCGCCTGGATATCGGAGCGGCTGGTGCTCAGCCGGATCGAGTACAACCCCGAAGCAACGATCGTCGCCACCATCGGCCTGCTCTACATCATCCAGCAGCTGGCGCTGACCTTCTACGGTCCGGAAGCGCGGCCGGTGACGCCGCCGTTCAACTACCGCATCCAACTGCCATGGTTCGGCTATTCCGGCTACAAGCTGTCGATCATCGCAGCTTCGGCACTGCTTTTGATTGCCGCCTGGTTCGTCTTGACCCGCACCAGGATCGGGCTGGTGATGCGCGCCACCCAATATGACCGCGAGACGGCGCAGGCCTTCGGCATCCCGGTCGGACGTGTCTATGGCGCGGTATTCGCGCTCGGTGCCATGCTGGCGGCAATCGCTGCGGTGCTGATCGTGCCGATCAGCCAGGCCCATTACCTGATGGGGCTCGACCCGCTGCTCCTGTCCTTCATCGTCGTCATTGTCGGCGGGCTCGGTTCGCTGCGCGGCACCGTGGTGGCGGCGCTCCTGATCGGCGTCTCCGATGGCATCATTTCGGTGTTCTTCTCGCCGACATTGGCCAAGATCATCGCCACGCTGCTCGTCGCCCTGGTGCTGGTGTTCCGCCCGCAGGGCCTGTTCGGAGCGGCGACGAAATGA
- the pncA gene encoding bifunctional nicotinamidase/pyrazinamidase yields the protein MAADALIVIDVQNDFCPGGALAVSGGDEIMPLVNDLIRNTEHVVLTQDWHPAGHSSFASSHQGRNPYDTIDMPYGPQTLWPDHCIQGSKGADFHTGLAWSKAELVIRKGYRLGIDSYSAFFENDHLTPTGLAGYLRERGIGEITLVGLATDFCVGFSALDAVAQGFATTVRLDGCRAIDLNGSLDAMIERMRAAGVTLA from the coding sequence ATGGCCGCGGACGCGCTTATCGTCATCGACGTGCAGAACGACTTTTGTCCTGGCGGCGCGCTGGCCGTGTCGGGCGGCGATGAGATCATGCCGCTGGTCAACGACCTCATCCGCAACACCGAGCATGTGGTGCTGACCCAGGACTGGCACCCCGCGGGCCATTCGAGCTTCGCCTCGAGCCACCAGGGCCGTAATCCCTATGACACGATCGACATGCCTTATGGCCCGCAGACGCTGTGGCCGGACCATTGCATCCAAGGTAGCAAGGGCGCCGATTTCCACACCGGGCTTGCCTGGAGCAAGGCCGAATTGGTGATCCGCAAGGGTTATCGCCTGGGCATCGACAGTTATTCGGCCTTTTTCGAGAACGACCACCTGACGCCGACAGGGCTTGCCGGCTATCTGCGCGAGCGTGGCATCGGTGAGATTACGCTTGTCGGTCTCGCCACTGATTTCTGCGTGGGCTTTTCGGCGCTCGACGCAGTGGCACAGGGATTTGCCACCACTGTTCGGCTCGACGGATGCCGGGCGATCGACCTCAATGGGTCCCTTGACGCCATGATCGAGAGGATGCGCGCGGCAGGCGTCACGCTCGCCTGA
- a CDS encoding xanthine dehydrogenase family protein subunit M, with the protein MTRYARPKTLDEALALLDEGAWRVVAGATDFYPALGSKPLQEDILDINGLAELRGLRENPGHIVIGARTSWTDIHDTELPPAFAALQQAAREIGAIQIQNVATVAGNLCNASPAADGVPPLMTLDAEVELQSSSGSRALPLHAFILGNRRTARLRNELVTAVRIPKAATAGRSAFVKLGARRYLVISIAMAAARLALDGNGRIAQAAIAVGACSAVAQRLRKLEAALVDQPAGAVTEIAASISFDELAPIDDVRGSAGYRREAAREIVIRALLAATAETNRWAAA; encoded by the coding sequence GTGACACGCTACGCGAGACCCAAGACGCTCGACGAAGCGCTGGCCCTTCTCGATGAAGGCGCCTGGAGGGTGGTGGCTGGGGCCACGGATTTCTACCCCGCCCTCGGCAGCAAGCCGCTCCAGGAAGACATCCTCGACATCAACGGACTGGCTGAACTGCGCGGCCTGCGCGAAAACCCAGGTCACATCGTCATCGGTGCGCGAACAAGCTGGACCGACATCCACGATACCGAGTTGCCCCCGGCATTCGCGGCACTGCAACAGGCGGCGCGCGAGATAGGTGCGATCCAAATCCAGAACGTCGCCACCGTGGCAGGCAATCTCTGCAATGCTTCGCCGGCCGCCGATGGCGTTCCTCCTCTGATGACGCTCGACGCCGAAGTCGAGCTGCAGTCGTCCTCGGGCAGCCGGGCCCTGCCTCTGCACGCCTTCATTCTGGGCAACCGCAGGACAGCGAGGCTGCGGAACGAACTGGTAACGGCGGTGCGGATACCCAAGGCAGCGACCGCAGGGCGATCCGCCTTCGTCAAGCTCGGCGCCCGGCGCTACCTTGTCATCTCCATCGCCATGGCGGCGGCAAGGCTCGCGCTCGATGGCAACGGTCGGATCGCACAGGCGGCCATCGCTGTCGGCGCCTGCTCGGCGGTCGCGCAACGACTGCGCAAGCTCGAGGCAGCACTTGTTGACCAACCTGCCGGTGCCGTCACCGAAATCGCAGCCAGCATCTCGTTCGACGAACTTGCGCCCATCGACGACGTGCGCGGCAGCGCTGGCTACCGGCGCGAGGCGGCGCGGGAAATCGTCATTCGCGCCCTGCTTGCCGCGACAGCCGAAACGAACAGGTGGGCAGCCGCATGA
- a CDS encoding sodium:proton antiporter — protein sequence MRFARVAAASLALAGLLGSAGTALAAEQGLPGASMSLLWALPFAGLLLSIATGPLLYPHVWEHHYGKIAAGWAALVVVPLALSFGFDVSIEAVLHTLLLEYMSFIILLFALFAISGGILLAGNIEGTPRVNAGLLLIGALLASVVGTTGASMIMIRPVIRANDNRPFNAHVVVFFIFLVSNIGGSLTPLGDPPLFVGFLRGVDFFWTTTHLWRETLLVGGIVLTAFLVVDWHFHRREQGQPKVKDPTPHSKVRIRGLANILLLAGVIAAILLSASWKPGVEFSVYGVHVELQNLVRDVIILVLAFVSLVVTRKEYRAANGFSWGPITEVAKLFAGIFICIVPVIAILRAGLDGAFAPLVSLVTGPGGEPNNLAYFWLTGALSSFLDNAPTYLVFFELAGGDPQALMTTFAGTLMAISAGAVFMGANTYIGNAPNFMVYAIARESGVRMPGFFGYMLWSGAVLIPTFLIAGFVFFG from the coding sequence ATGAGATTTGCGCGTGTTGCGGCTGCGTCACTGGCGCTGGCCGGCCTGCTGGGCAGTGCGGGGACGGCGTTGGCCGCCGAGCAGGGTCTGCCGGGGGCGTCGATGTCTCTTCTGTGGGCGCTGCCTTTCGCCGGCTTGTTGCTGTCGATCGCCACCGGACCGCTGCTTTACCCGCATGTGTGGGAACATCATTACGGCAAGATCGCAGCCGGCTGGGCAGCCCTGGTCGTCGTGCCGCTGGCGCTGTCCTTCGGCTTCGACGTGTCGATTGAGGCGGTGCTGCACACGCTGCTGCTCGAATACATGTCATTCATCATCCTCCTGTTTGCGCTGTTCGCCATCTCGGGCGGCATATTGTTGGCCGGCAATATCGAGGGCACGCCGCGGGTCAATGCTGGCCTGCTGTTGATAGGCGCGCTGCTGGCCTCGGTCGTCGGCACGACGGGCGCCTCGATGATCATGATCCGGCCGGTGATCCGGGCCAATGACAACCGGCCGTTCAACGCCCATGTCGTCGTTTTCTTCATTTTCTTGGTGTCCAACATCGGCGGCTCGCTGACGCCGCTCGGCGATCCGCCACTGTTTGTCGGCTTCCTGCGTGGCGTCGACTTCTTCTGGACGACAACCCATCTCTGGCGCGAGACTTTGCTGGTCGGCGGCATCGTGCTGACAGCCTTCCTCGTTGTCGACTGGCATTTCCATAGGCGCGAGCAGGGTCAGCCGAAGGTAAAGGACCCGACGCCGCATTCGAAGGTGCGCATCCGCGGCCTCGCCAACATTCTGCTGCTTGCAGGCGTCATCGCTGCGATCCTGCTTTCGGCGTCGTGGAAGCCTGGTGTCGAGTTCTCGGTCTATGGCGTCCATGTCGAGCTACAGAACCTCGTCCGCGACGTCATTATCCTGGTGCTGGCCTTTGTTTCGCTGGTGGTCACTCGCAAGGAATACCGCGCTGCCAACGGCTTCTCCTGGGGCCCGATAACAGAAGTCGCCAAGCTGTTTGCCGGCATCTTCATCTGCATCGTGCCTGTCATCGCCATCTTGCGCGCCGGGCTCGACGGGGCGTTTGCACCGCTGGTGTCGCTGGTCACCGGGCCAGGCGGCGAGCCCAACAACCTCGCCTATTTCTGGCTTACCGGCGCATTGTCGTCGTTCCTCGACAATGCGCCGACCTATCTCGTTTTCTTCGAGCTCGCCGGCGGCGATCCGCAGGCGCTGATGACGACCTTTGCCGGCACCCTGATGGCGATCTCGGCCGGTGCGGTGTTCATGGGCGCCAACACCTATATCGGCAACGCACCCAACTTCATGGTCTATGCCATCGCTAGGGAGAGCGGTGTCAGGATGCCTGGCTTCTTCGGCTACATGCTGTGGTCGGGCGCGGTGTTGATCCCGACCTTCCTGATCGCTGGGTTCGTGTTCTTCGGGTGA
- a CDS encoding ABC transporter ATP-binding protein, with translation MSAVLTISGLDCFYGEVQVLHGLDLELNKGEVLCLLGRNGAGKTTTLKAIMGLVRARAGSIRRGGRELTELPAHEVPRAGIAYVPQGRRLFAELTVAENIEIGLMTRRKGAVTREAVLDLFPVLRERLKQRSGTLSGGEQQMLAMARALCLEPDVLLLDEPTEGLMPSMIARIRETVASLRQHGVSTILVEQRVDAVLSLADRVAFIENGRNRETVDVARLHKDPEMVRRYVGVG, from the coding sequence ATGAGTGCCGTGCTGACGATTTCAGGGCTCGATTGCTTCTATGGCGAGGTGCAGGTGCTGCACGGGCTCGACCTCGAGCTGAACAAGGGCGAGGTTTTGTGCCTGCTCGGCCGTAATGGCGCGGGCAAGACCACGACGCTGAAGGCGATCATGGGACTGGTGCGGGCGCGGGCCGGCTCGATCCGGCGCGGCGGGCGGGAGCTCACCGAGTTGCCTGCGCATGAGGTGCCCAGGGCCGGCATCGCCTATGTGCCGCAGGGCCGGCGTCTGTTTGCCGAGCTCACCGTCGCCGAAAACATCGAAATCGGGCTGATGACGCGGCGCAAGGGCGCCGTGACCCGCGAGGCGGTCCTAGACCTGTTCCCGGTGCTACGCGAACGGCTGAAGCAGCGCTCCGGCACGCTGTCGGGGGGCGAGCAGCAGATGCTGGCCATGGCGCGCGCGCTCTGCCTCGAACCCGACGTGCTGCTGCTCGACGAGCCGACCGAAGGGTTGATGCCGTCGATGATCGCGCGCATTCGCGAGACGGTGGCCAGCCTGCGCCAGCACGGCGTGTCTACCATCCTGGTCGAACAGCGCGTCGATGCGGTTCTGTCGCTGGCCGACCGCGTCGCCTTCATCGAAAACGGCCGCAATCGCGAGACGGTCGACGTCGCACGGCTGCACAAGGACCCTGAAATGGTAAGGCGCTATGTCGGCGTGGGGTAG
- a CDS encoding ABC transporter ATP-binding protein, with translation MTPLLVVRNLSRQFGGLRAVDDVDFSVMPGEIRAVIGPNGAGKTTFVSLVCGRYAPSAGTIVFDGEDITDMPAHLRVRRGIAYTFQITSVFANLSVYDNVALPLQRTLTDGRSRGAVRQGVMQALERVGLGSRADIPAGTLAYGHQRLLEVAMGLALKPRLLILDEPTQGLADSEIEGFITLVRDISRDATVLLIEHNMQVVMALAHRITVLNAGRILAEGTPPEIRANAAVQEAYLGTIGEAGA, from the coding sequence ATGACGCCGTTGCTTGTCGTCAGGAACCTGTCGCGCCAATTCGGTGGCCTGCGCGCCGTCGACGATGTCGATTTTTCGGTTATGCCCGGCGAGATCCGGGCTGTCATCGGACCCAACGGCGCCGGCAAGACCACCTTCGTCAGCCTGGTGTGCGGCCGCTACGCGCCGAGTGCGGGCACAATCGTCTTCGACGGCGAGGACATCACCGACATGCCGGCTCATCTTAGGGTCCGGCGCGGCATCGCCTACACCTTCCAGATCACCAGCGTCTTCGCCAATCTCTCTGTCTATGACAATGTCGCCCTGCCGCTGCAGCGGACCTTGACCGACGGCCGCTCACGCGGGGCGGTGCGGCAAGGGGTGATGCAGGCGCTGGAGCGTGTCGGGCTTGGCTCGCGCGCCGACATCCCAGCGGGCACACTGGCCTATGGCCATCAGCGCCTGCTGGAAGTCGCCATGGGGCTGGCGCTGAAGCCGCGGCTGCTCATCCTCGACGAGCCGACGCAAGGACTGGCGGACAGCGAGATCGAAGGCTTCATCACCCTGGTACGCGACATCTCCAGGGACGCGACGGTGCTCTTGATCGAACACAACATGCAGGTGGTGATGGCGCTCGCCCACCGCATCACCGTTCTCAATGCCGGGCGTATTCTCGCCGAAGGCACGCCGCCGGAAATCCGCGCCAATGCGGCGGTGCAAGAGGCCTATCTCGGCACCATCGGGGAGGCCGGCGCATGA
- a CDS encoding branched-chain amino acid ABC transporter permease gives MSGDGTAKVYALHAAVIALLVALNFALPEYHHAVLARVLVLAVFAMGYNMLFGYAGLLSLGHAMFFAAGLYGAGLPLYHLGWGVPAAFASGLAAGLVVSAGIGLLALRTSGVAFMIVTMMFAQVFYLVTLYFGEWTRGDEGLVLQQQARQVALGETTLDLTNPTTRYLLAVALFAIVLFATLAVVRSRHGRVLVAIRENEERTRMLGYDTFTNKLAAVVTSGVICAAAGAAYALLFGYVGSTFASVQYSILPLLWVLLGGAATTLGPLIGTLFMYYVIDIASGYTSAYMLVVGVVLILLVLYFRKGVLGTVRERWVRWLP, from the coding sequence ATGAGCGGCGACGGGACGGCTAAGGTCTACGCCCTGCATGCGGCGGTCATCGCTCTGCTCGTCGCGCTCAACTTCGCCCTGCCCGAGTATCACCATGCCGTGCTGGCAAGGGTGTTGGTGCTCGCGGTCTTTGCCATGGGCTACAACATGCTGTTCGGTTATGCCGGGCTGCTCAGCCTCGGCCACGCCATGTTCTTCGCCGCCGGGCTCTACGGCGCCGGCCTGCCGCTCTACCATCTCGGCTGGGGCGTGCCTGCCGCCTTCGCCTCGGGCCTCGCCGCCGGCCTAGTGGTCTCGGCAGGGATCGGCCTGCTCGCGCTCAGGACATCGGGCGTCGCCTTCATGATCGTCACCATGATGTTCGCGCAGGTGTTTTATCTCGTCACGCTCTATTTCGGCGAATGGACGCGCGGCGACGAAGGGCTGGTGCTGCAGCAGCAGGCAAGGCAGGTCGCCTTGGGCGAGACTACGCTCGATCTCACCAATCCGACGACGCGTTATCTTCTCGCGGTTGCCCTGTTCGCCATCGTTCTGTTTGCCACGCTCGCCGTTGTGCGTTCGCGCCATGGCCGCGTGCTGGTGGCGATCCGCGAGAACGAGGAGCGCACCAGGATGCTCGGCTACGACACCTTCACAAACAAGCTGGCGGCGGTGGTGACCTCGGGCGTCATCTGCGCCGCTGCCGGTGCCGCCTATGCGCTCTTGTTCGGCTATGTCGGCTCGACCTTCGCTTCGGTGCAATATTCGATCCTGCCGCTGCTCTGGGTGCTGCTCGGCGGCGCTGCGACGACGCTCGGGCCGCTGATCGGCACCCTGTTCATGTACTACGTCATCGACATCGCCAGCGGCTACACCTCGGCCTACATGCTGGTGGTCGGCGTGGTGCTGATCCTTCTGGTGCTCTATTTCCGCAAAGGCGTGCTTGGCACGGTGCGGGAGCGCTGGGTCAGGTGGTTGCCATGA